One stretch of Juglans microcarpa x Juglans regia isolate MS1-56 chromosome 3D, Jm3101_v1.0, whole genome shotgun sequence DNA includes these proteins:
- the LOC121254900 gene encoding uncharacterized protein LOC121254900 isoform X11, which translates to MFFFVYSFVITSFVLPMLSQRHLLEDFLGLGINNTIKFVKTHPSQTCFLSSVDVHTQYSYQIGLLGSCNLEIALLIDGVLQQGWWCGYIILCDEQVLRSKETTERFALVMVPEAFAIVMAPTDTSRSYGIFRLSDPGGLNVLKECQETGFHPHKELADGSSIYEDCSNVYKNSNLREQIPATSHGLPCFFDNINTTYLLSPTSLISERPIGRDLNQRLRFCTKVLFMGPCLSSPFSN; encoded by the exons ATGTTTTTCTTCGTATATTCCTTTGTCATTACTTCTTTTGTTCTCCCAATGCTCTCTCAAAGACACCTACTTGAAGATTTCTTGGGTCTTGGCATCAATAACACAATAAAGTTTGTCAAG ACACATCCGTCCCAAACTTGTTTCTTGTCATCAGTAGATGTGCACACTCAGTACTCATATCAG ATTGGCCTCTTGGGTAGTTGTAATCTTGAAATAGCACTTCTAATAGATGGGGTTCTGCAACAAGGTTGGTGGTGCGGTTATATCATTTTATGTGACGAGCAGGTGTTAAGATCAAAAGAAACAACAGAAAGATTTGCGTTG gtAATGGTACCTGAGGCTTTTGCCATTGTCATGGCTCCAACTGATACATCAAG GAGCTATGGAATATTTCGGCTATCTGACCCTGGTGGCTTGAATGTGCTGAAAGAGTGCCAAGAGACGGGATTTCACCCTCACAAAGAGCTCGCGGATGGAAGTTCCATTTACGAGGATTGCTCTAATGTctataaaaattcaaatctgaG AGAGCAAATTCCTGCAACATCTCATGGACTTCCATGCTTCTTTGACAACATCAATACAACCTATTTGCTGAGCCCAACAAGCCTCATATCTGAAAG GCCCATTGGGAGAGACCTAAACCAAAGGCTGAGATTTTGTACAAAGGTCTTGTTTATGGGCCCCTGCCTTTCTTCTCCATTTAGTAACTGA